The genomic DNA TCCGGCAATTTGTGCCAAAATGATAGCATTTTTTACCAAAAGTTGTCCACCAAAACCTAATCCAACAATTCCAGCTAAAACCATTAAAACAGAATTTAACCAGCTGGATGTGTGAATTACCTCTTTTTCACCTTCTATTTTGGAGATCCCAAAAGTATAATAAAGGAAGATAATAAAGAAAGCCATAAATGCCAAGCCGTCTGCTCTACTAAGAACATTTGTGAGAGACCCGTCTAAAAGTGCATCATTTCCAAAAATAAACAGTAATATAACCGCCAAAAGTGAAAGTGGAATTTCTTTCCACACAGTTCCTTTTGATACTTGAAGCGGATAAATTATCGCCGCAATTCCCAAAATAAGTAAGATGTTTGATATATTACTTCCTACAATATTTCCAATTGCTAAGTCTGGTGAGTTGTTTAGAGCAGAAAATATATTTACCACAAGCTCTGGTGCCGAAGTTCCAAATGCCACAACAGTCAATCCTATCACAAGCTGAGAAACCTTAAGTCTTTTGGCGATGGACGCAGAACCGCGAACTAGAAATTCACCACCGGCTATCAAAATACCAATTCCTAAAACTAATAAAAATATTGTTAATGCCATACAGAGCGAGGAGTTAAGGTTAAGACCTAAGAAATAAGTGAATTATATAAAACTAATATACCTTTTTTGACTTATTTAAGCAATAGAATGATAAAGAAACAAGATGTAAACAAATCACAAAAAATAAATTTTAAAAAATAAAAGAAAAATTAAATACACCATCCTGAGCGGAATGAAGTCGAACGGATCTCGGGATAAAATCATAAGAACTTTAAATATTCACAATTTTAATAGTAAGGTCTTGAGATATTTCGATATTTATGCTCCTTTTTGTTGACATTTTTTCTTTTTTGTGGTTTAATATTTTGTTCTTTTAAAATAGAAAAAGTGGAGGTATCTGTGTCTATAAAAAAGTGTAGGGATAAAATAGACAAACTTATTATAAAGTCTGTACCAGAAATTCAAGATTGTATTATATGTGAAATTCAAGAAGTTTACGATGTTTTTCCAGAAATGACTTTTGCAGATAGTAGTAAATTGTGGAAAAATAAAGTTGCCACAATCTTTAAAGCAAGAGGCGTTGAATTAAGAAGAGTCGATGAGTGGGGGCGCGATCCTTTTTTGGTTATTTTAACTCCAGAAGGACTTTTTTCTTGCCCAATTGTTGTTGGTATTTCAGAAGAGGTAGACTCAAATAATAGTGATGTAATTATCGCTTTTAGATCTATGTCTTCCAGACGCTTAACATTAGGAAGAAAAGGAGATCTTGATCTGCCTAATTCTTATCCTGACTGGGCAAAAAGAAAATCAGAGCATTATTTGTGGATAAAATATGCAGAGCAAGCATTGGACATTATAGATACTTTAGATAAAAAAATACCCGACATTACTTAATGTCGGGTTTTTGCTTTTACACACGGGTTTTATCTTCCAAATATTATGGTGTGTGTAAAAGGTAATGGGTCCGCTCGGAGTTGAACCGAGGCATAACATATTATGAGTATGTTGCTCTACCACTGAGCTACGGACCCGAACTTTAAAAGCACTAAAAGTAAGATTACTATAATTATGCGAGTTTGTCAACCTTTTTCATTAAAAAGTAGTAAAAAAGTAGGTAAAAGCCAAAAAATTATAGCCATATCATTTTTTATGTAAGGAGAATCAACTAATCCAATTATTACAAATACAATCATTGCACTTAACAAAAAAATATTTTTGTTTTTGAAAGCAGTTTTGAAAAACCAAAATAAAATTAAAATAAATCCAAACAAACCAACAATCCCTATATTTACCCACATTGTCAAAAATTGATTGTGCGGATGGTGAAAAATCTCTATCCATTTATCTATACGATACGGATAAATAGCTTTTTGATAACTTGCGAGCCCAACACCAAAAATAGGGTTGTGTCGGAGTAATTCAACAGTTTCACCCCACATATTTATACGAAGTTGTCCAGACCTGTCTTGAAGTAGAATTTCTTGTTTTATTCCACTTGCCATTGGTGCAAACATTACAAACAAAAACACAGCAATAGACGCTATAATTACACTTATTTTTGTAAATTTATTGAAAAGAAGTAAGAAAAATAAACCAGCTAAAACTCCAATTAAAGCACCAGTGCTTTTGGCATAAAAAATAGCGAGCAGAGCGAGTGGTACAAAAAGTAGGGAGGTTGTTTGAATAATTTTGTTTTTATAATTTACAAAAAGATAAATCGCAAGTGGAATAATTGGTGCTAAATAAATTCCAACTCCATTTGGAAATCCCCACCAACCTGTCACGCGGTAAGTATCTCTATTTTCCCAAAAAGAATAAGGCACCATAAAGCCAGTAAAATGTTGATAAATTGCCAAAATTGCAGTTGCAAATCCACTTAAAACTAAAGCAAAAATTAAATTGTTTACCTGCTTTTTATCCTCAATCGAAGTGTATAAAATAAATGCAAAAATAATAGGTTCAACATAAAAAGCTTTAAATTCTCCAAGTGCAGAGCGTAAATCTATAGAAATAGTTATATTAATTACAGCCCCAATTACAAAAATCCCTATCGCAAACAATAAAGATTTGTGATTGTCGAACAATTTCTTTGCTCTATTTTGAGCAAGTTTTCTGTTGTCTTCATTAAAAAGTCGAATTAGCCAAAAAATAAAGATAATTCCAATCATTAACTCTAAAAAGGTTGTAGGAATTTGTCCAAAACTAAATCGAACTAAATAAGATGGTAAAAGTAAAATAACCAAAAAACAAGCCCAAAAAAATCTTTTCCAAGCGAAAATAATAAATAATATGAAAAAAAATAAAAAAACTAAACTCATAATGGGCTTTTTATATTTTTTAATTTTGGATTTGTCACTTTTGTATAAAGTTGTGTCGTGCGTATATGAGAATGTCCTAACAATTCTTGAACATATCGCACATCTACTCCATTTTCAAGTAGGTGAGTAGCAAATGAATGTCGAAGAGAATGAAAAGTGGCTGGTTTTTTTATTTTTGTTTTTTGTAGAGCTTTTTGAAAAACAAATTGAAAAGATCTTGTACTTAATTTTCCTCCACGATTAGAGTTAAAAATAAAGTCATTTATTTTTTTTCCTGCGATTAAATTTTGAAAATCTGCTTTTAGTTTTTCTGGAAAAACTGTAATTCTGTCTTTCTTACCTTTAGCATTTTTAATATGAATAATTAACTCTTCTAAATCTAGGTCTTGTACTTTTAAATTTTGTACCTCACTAATTCGTAAGCCACCAGCATAAGCTAATGTTATTGCCAGTTTATATTTTTGATTAGATAGACTTTTTAAAATTTCTTGTATTTCTTTTCTACTTAAAACAATAGGTAATTTTTTACTTCTTTTGGTAAATTTTAAATCAATACTTTCATTGTTTTTCAAAACTTCTTTATAAAAAAACTTAACAGAATTTAAAGCTAGATTTATAGTTTGTGGAGATTTTTTTTGCTCAACTTTTTCTAATAAAAATTTTTCTATAGCCTCTTTTTTATTTTTCAAGTCATATTTTTTTGCAAAATCTAAATATTGTTTAATATATAATAAATACGCCTTTCTAGTTTTTGGAGAATATCCCCTTAATTTTAGTAAATTTTTTGTTTGTAATAATATATTTTCCATGGTAAACTTCTAAATAAGTTATATATATATGAATACTAACATAAGTTCGCATTTAATACAAAATACAGTTATTATCCGAAATAAACTTCGGATAATAACCAGTTATACGCAATTCAAAAAATATTTTTCTTGATGTACGATAACTATAGGCTTTCTAAAAGGGGAATAAATTTGATTTTTTCAAAAATAAAAGAGGGGGATAATATTGTGTTTTCTCCACTCCGTTACGAAAACGATTTTATTTAAAAGAGAAAACTTATATACTAATTACAATTTTAATTTATAATAGGTGGAAATATGCAAGTACAACAATTACCAATTTATCAATTTTTAGAAGGTTCGGGGAAAAGTTTTGTTATCCCTGTTTATCAGAGAGATTACGCTTGGACTAAAGTAAATTGTCTTAAATTATGGAATGATTTAATTGATTTAAATAATAATTCAAGAAGTGATCATTTTTTGGGAACACTGGTAACAATAGGAAGTGGTTTTCAAGAATATACTGTAATTGATGGGCAACAAAGATTAACTACTGTTTCTTTATTATTAAAGGCTCTACATGATTTTTTGGAAAAAAAGGAAAACAAATCAGAAGAAGAGAATGTTTTAATCGAGCAATTAATGGATTTTTTGATTAATAAATATTCTAAAGAAAAAAATAAAAGAATTAGGCTCAAACCAAATAAACAAGATAAAGAATTTTTTGAAAATCTTTTTGAAAAATCAAATAATTTAGATGTAAATTCTAATATTATTAATAATTATAATTTTTTCTTAAATAAAATTTCCTCAAAAGAATTAAGTCCACAGCAGATTTTTGATTCTTTTAGGAAATTGAAGGTAGTTCTAATAGATTTAGTAAGGGGACAAGATGATCCTCAACTAATCTTTGAAAGCCTTAATTCAACAGGTGTTGATTTAACAGCAGGAGATTTAATTAGAAATTACATTTTAATGGATTTAGAACCAGTTGAACAAGAAAAGTTATATAAACAATATTGGATTGAAATAGAAAATCTAACTGGTAATATTGCTGAATTTATAAGAAATTATTTAATTTTCAAAGAAAGAACATGGGTAAAGAAGGCAGATGTTTATTCAGTTTTCAAAGAATATTCATTTAATAATTTCAAAAAAGATAAAGAAAAAATACTTGATGATTTATTAACATTCGCAGAATTATTTAGTTGGTTTGTCCAAATTAAAGAACATAAGAATATTGAAATTAATAAAAAATTATCAAGGTTGAATAAATTAGAATTTACTATTTGTTATCCTTATTTATTTGATATTTTTAATGATGTCAAATTGGAAAATCTTTCTGAAAATAACATTATAGAAATCCTTACATTAATTGAAAGTTATGCTTTTAGAAAAATTCTAGTGGATAACACCACACAAGGATTAAATAAAATGTTTATTACTCTTTCAAAAGAGATTAAAAAAGAAGATTCATGGAAAGATCAGTATGTAAATATATTGAATTACATTCTACTTGAAAAAAGAGTCTCTCAAAAAGTTCCAACTAACGAAGAATTTGAAAATGCTTTAATAAATAAAGAAATTTATAGATTACAAGCAAAAAATAAAAACTTTTTATTAGAATCATTAGAAAATTATAATTCTGCTTATCCTGTAAATGTGGAAAATTTAACTGTTGAACATATTATGCCACAGACACTAACAAAAGAATGGAAACTAAAATTAGGCGATAACTGGCAAGAGATTCACAATAAATATTTACACACATTAGGTAATTTAAGTTTGACAGCAAAAAATAGTGAATTGTCTAATAATTCACTAGAAGATAAACAACAAATAGATTTTCAGACAAGCAGATTAAAATTAAATTATAAACTTGATAATCAAACAGATTGGAATGAAGGAATTATAATAGAAAGAGCAAAAAGTTTAATAAAAAATGCAGAGGAAATTTGGCCATATCCAAAAACAACTTATTCTAAACCAATTCCAGAAGAACAAACTTTTGATTTAGAATCAGAAGATAGTTTTAGTGGAAGTAAGCCGTCTCGTTTATTTTTTGAAAATGATGAATTAGGTATTGAAATAAAGACATGGAGAGATTTACTATTAAAAACATGTAATTTTTTATATAAATTTTCGCCTACTGAATTTGTAAATATCAAAAAGAGTGATGAATTCAAATGGTTATTTGAAATAGACAAAGAATTGCCAAATGCCATAGAATTTATTGAAGGACACTTTATTGAAGTTGGACTTAGTGCAAATCATATTGTTAGAATCTTAAAAAGAATCTGTGAACGTATGAATTATCCTGCTGAAAGTATTATCTTCTCATTAAAAAATACAAAGAAATAAGGAGTTTTCCTTTTTCCAATTCACCCCTAACCCCTCTTGGAAAAAGAAAAACGAAAAAATCAAATTTATAAGAAATAAACGAAAGCCTATCTAAATGAATAAAAACGAAAAATATTTTTTGAACTCACTCCTCTACGCTCCGTGCCACGCTGCGCTCTCCTCCTTTCAGTCGTCGGGGCGTATAACAAGGGATATACGGTTCAGCCCTCAGCTCGGGCTTCACCCAAATTTTTCTTCCGCTACGCTCCGCAAAACATCGCATATACTAAACGTTAAGTGAAATAATTTTTTGGGCTAAAATGTGATGGGGCTTGGGCAACTTATATAAACGTGCTTCCTTACCTACCTATTATGAAAATTACTAAAAAACAAGTAGAAGAAACCTGTAAAAAACTTGATGAAGATTTAATAAAATTTTCTTTTCTCGCTAGTGGAAATCATAATGACAATTATGCAATTGAAACAACTGGAAAAAAATATGTTTTGCGAATAGAAAACAATCCTCAATTCAAGAATTTAAAAAAAGAATATAATCTTTTGAAATCTCTAAAACCCAAACTAGGACCAAAAGTCTATTTTTTTGATAAATCTCATAAAATTATTCCTGCTGATTTTTTTGTTGAAGAATTTGTTGATGGAAAATATCCTAAGAAACTAAATGGCAAATTCATAATTTTAATGGCTAAATGGCTTAAGAAACTGCATCAACAAAAAAAGCCTTGCAAAAAACACTCCATGTTGAAAGCAATAAAACCATATTTTAGGAATGTTAATAACCATAAAAATGCAATTCCCTCTAAAACAGCTAATGAAATTGATTCTCTTTTCAAGAGAGTAACTGTTTTTTGCACAAAAAAAGACAACATTTTTGCTGATAGAAAAGAGGCTTGTTTGTTGCATGGCGATTTATCAAGAGAAAACATTATTTATGATGGCAAGAACATTAGACTTTTGGACTGGGAATTCTCAAGATACAATTTTCCCGAATGGGATCTTGTCTATTTTATTCAAAGCTTAAAACTAAATCCTAAACAAAAAGAACTATTCCTTAAAACATATAGATACCCAATATCAAAAACAGGCAAAAAGAGATTACTGGTTATTTCCTTACTCAATACCTGCGGAGATATTGGATATTCAGTTTGGCGTTTAGGTTTAGTTAAAGAGGGAAAATTGAATAAAAAACTTACTCCTGAGATTTCAAAAAGATTGGACTTGGACATAAATAGACTAAAAAAGATAATTGAGGATTTAGAACGCTAAACTATTTAAAGAACTACTTAATTTCTATACGGTATGAAAACTATAGAACTAACGCCCAATCAAATTGTCACTTTGAACGATTACCCAGTTCATAGCGATAGCGTTCTAAATGAATATTTTTCTAAATGCAAATCAGGAGAAGAAGTGCCTTTTGTTCCAGTCATCAGAAAAGATATAGTCAGAAAGTATTTTGATAACAAACTTCTTGAAGAATTTGAAAGATTTGAACATCAAAATCCCGTTGCAGAATATTTTATGTTAGATGGTAGTCATAGAACTACTGCCTTAGCTTTTGCAGGTTGTAAAATTACTGCAATTCTTTATGAGGCAGATTCAGATATTGAGGAAGCAAAAAAGTTAGTAGCAACAGGACAAATTCTTCAAAATGACACATTAGAACATTCACTTGAAGAGAATTGTGAAATACTAAACAGACATTTCAGAGA from Candidatus Magasanikbacteria bacterium includes the following:
- a CDS encoding tyrosine-type recombinase/integrase; the protein is MENILLQTKNLLKLRGYSPKTRKAYLLYIKQYLDFAKKYDLKNKKEAIEKFLLEKVEQKKSPQTINLALNSVKFFYKEVLKNNESIDLKFTKRSKKLPIVLSRKEIQEILKSLSNQKYKLAITLAYAGGLRISEVQNLKVQDLDLEELIIHIKNAKGKKDRITVFPEKLKADFQNLIAGKKINDFIFNSNRGGKLSTRSFQFVFQKALQKTKIKKPATFHSLRHSFATHLLENGVDVRYVQELLGHSHIRTTQLYTKVTNPKLKNIKSPL
- a CDS encoding DUF262 domain-containing HNH endonuclease family protein, yielding MQVQQLPIYQFLEGSGKSFVIPVYQRDYAWTKVNCLKLWNDLIDLNNNSRSDHFLGTLVTIGSGFQEYTVIDGQQRLTTVSLLLKALHDFLEKKENKSEEENVLIEQLMDFLINKYSKEKNKRIRLKPNKQDKEFFENLFEKSNNLDVNSNIINNYNFFLNKISSKELSPQQIFDSFRKLKVVLIDLVRGQDDPQLIFESLNSTGVDLTAGDLIRNYILMDLEPVEQEKLYKQYWIEIENLTGNIAEFIRNYLIFKERTWVKKADVYSVFKEYSFNNFKKDKEKILDDLLTFAELFSWFVQIKEHKNIEINKKLSRLNKLEFTICYPYLFDIFNDVKLENLSENNIIEILTLIESYAFRKILVDNTTQGLNKMFITLSKEIKKEDSWKDQYVNILNYILLEKRVSQKVPTNEEFENALINKEIYRLQAKNKNFLLESLENYNSAYPVNVENLTVEHIMPQTLTKEWKLKLGDNWQEIHNKYLHTLGNLSLTAKNSELSNNSLEDKQQIDFQTSRLKLNYKLDNQTDWNEGIIIERAKSLIKNAEEIWPYPKTTYSKPIPEEQTFDLESEDSFSGSKPSRLFFENDELGIEIKTWRDLLLKTCNFLYKFSPTEFVNIKKSDEFKWLFEIDKELPNAIEFIEGHFIEVGLSANHIVRILKRICERMNYPAESIIFSLKNTKK
- a CDS encoding O-antigen ligase family protein; translation: MSLVFLFFFILFIIFAWKRFFWACFLVILLLPSYLVRFSFGQIPTTFLELMIGIIFIFWLIRLFNEDNRKLAQNRAKKLFDNHKSLLFAIGIFVIGAVINITISIDLRSALGEFKAFYVEPIIFAFILYTSIEDKKQVNNLIFALVLSGFATAILAIYQHFTGFMVPYSFWENRDTYRVTGWWGFPNGVGIYLAPIIPLAIYLFVNYKNKIIQTTSLLFVPLALLAIFYAKSTGALIGVLAGLFFLLLFNKFTKISVIIASIAVFLFVMFAPMASGIKQEILLQDRSGQLRINMWGETVELLRHNPIFGVGLASYQKAIYPYRIDKWIEIFHHPHNQFLTMWVNIGIVGLFGFILILFWFFKTAFKNKNIFLLSAMIVFVIIGLVDSPYIKNDMAIIFWLLPTFLLLFNEKG
- a CDS encoding calcium/sodium antiporter → MALTIFLLVLGIGILIAGGEFLVRGSASIAKRLKVSQLVIGLTVVAFGTSAPELVVNIFSALNNSPDLAIGNIVGSNISNILLILGIAAIIYPLQVSKGTVWKEIPLSLLAVILLFIFGNDALLDGSLTNVLSRADGLAFMAFFIIFLYYTFGISKIEGEKEVIHTSSWLNSVLMVLAGIVGLGFGGQLLVKNAIILAQIAGMSESLIGLTIVAIGTSLPELVTAVIAVLHKNDDMAIGNVVGSNIFNIFWILGLTAAIKPLAFNIAADIDLLVNIGATLLLFLFLFSGERRKINRQQGVIFVILYIIYIIYLINRG
- a CDS encoding aminoglycoside phosphotransferase family protein, which encodes MKITKKQVEETCKKLDEDLIKFSFLASGNHNDNYAIETTGKKYVLRIENNPQFKNLKKEYNLLKSLKPKLGPKVYFFDKSHKIIPADFFVEEFVDGKYPKKLNGKFIILMAKWLKKLHQQKKPCKKHSMLKAIKPYFRNVNNHKNAIPSKTANEIDSLFKRVTVFCTKKDNIFADRKEACLLHGDLSRENIIYDGKNIRLLDWEFSRYNFPEWDLVYFIQSLKLNPKQKELFLKTYRYPISKTGKKRLLVISLLNTCGDIGYSVWRLGLVKEGKLNKKLTPEISKRLDLDINRLKKIIEDLER